In Sphingobacterium zeae, one genomic interval encodes:
- a CDS encoding winged helix-turn-helix transcriptional regulator produces MKYIGGKWKAVILIHLIEKKRYNELRKECALITERTLSLQLKELEADGLVKRTVHTEKAPLKVDYELTPFGKTLIPLLESIAEWGRETASRTERIQQM; encoded by the coding sequence ATGAAATACATAGGCGGAAAATGGAAAGCAGTAATTTTGATTCATCTAATTGAAAAAAAACGTTATAATGAATTAAGAAAAGAATGTGCATTAATTACCGAGCGTACATTAAGCTTACAATTAAAGGAACTTGAGGCTGATGGTTTAGTAAAGCGTACAGTACATACCGAAAAAGCTCCTTTGAAAGTAGATTACGAACTTACACCATTCGGCAAGACGCTTATTCCGCTATTAGAATCTATTGCAGAATGGGGACGGGAAACGGCTAGTCGGACCGAACGTATTCAACAAATGTAG
- a CDS encoding nitroreductase family protein → MAFLETAKQRYTTKKYNSEALIPEEKIAELKEIIRLSPSSINSQPWKFFFVSSGEMKQKLAAASYWNAQKINEASHLVVFSALTDVDRFEEQIANTLPEGSINYYKQFLQSKGEFHVQSWMKQQVYLSLGFFLAACAANHIDATPMEGIENSVYDEILELDGYQTLFAVAIGYRHVEDANQPAITAKSRLTIADIIEEF, encoded by the coding sequence ATGGCTTTTTTAGAAACTGCAAAGCAACGTTACACAACGAAAAAGTATAATTCAGAAGCGCTAATTCCGGAGGAGAAAATCGCTGAATTAAAGGAAATAATCCGATTGAGTCCATCTTCCATCAATAGCCAGCCATGGAAATTCTTCTTTGTCTCTTCTGGGGAGATGAAACAAAAACTCGCTGCCGCATCCTATTGGAACGCACAGAAGATAAATGAGGCAAGCCATCTGGTTGTCTTTAGCGCACTTACCGATGTAGATCGCTTTGAAGAGCAGATCGCAAACACGCTTCCAGAGGGATCGATTAATTACTATAAGCAATTTTTGCAGTCGAAAGGGGAGTTCCATGTTCAATCCTGGATGAAGCAACAGGTGTATCTTTCTTTGGGATTTTTCCTTGCAGCCTGTGCTGCAAATCATATTGACGCAACCCCAATGGAAGGAATTGAAAATTCCGTCTACGATGAAATACTGGAACTCGATGGCTATCAGACGCTGTTTGCAGTTGCTATTGGCTATCGACATGTGGAGGATGCAAATCAGCCTGCAATTACCGCAAAATCACGTTTGACAATTGCAGATATAATTGAAGAGTTCTAG
- a CDS encoding MBL fold metallo-hydrolase yields the protein MKKLALSIFTFLVTMTCQAQHFDLVPLGIYGGEQEDNLSAYLVGTPRDTAFLCLDAGTINTGIRKAIVLKSLNGSVETILHNQIKGYFISHGHLDHLSGLIINSPADSKKNIFAIDPVLQILQNHYFITDTWINFGDQGQKPILGKYHYNSLQEGLEMQVPNTALSLTAYELSHVNPYKSSAALVRHDNHYLLYLGDTGADRVEKSDQLDKLWNKMTPLIKNKQLNSILIEVSFPNNQPENLLFGHLTPNLLLEELVKLKEKTGLKNLEGLSIVVTHRKPTGNNPEIIKNELLNNNPLKINYVFPEQGKKISLN from the coding sequence ATGAAAAAACTAGCGCTTTCCATTTTTACATTTCTTGTGACCATGACCTGTCAGGCACAGCATTTTGACCTTGTCCCGCTGGGAATATATGGTGGCGAACAAGAAGACAATCTTTCTGCTTATTTAGTAGGCACTCCAAGAGATACGGCCTTCCTTTGCCTCGACGCCGGAACCATAAATACGGGGATTAGAAAAGCTATTGTGTTGAAAAGTCTAAATGGATCGGTCGAAACAATTTTGCATAACCAAATAAAGGGATATTTCATTTCCCATGGACATCTCGATCATCTATCGGGTCTTATTATTAATTCTCCTGCCGATAGCAAAAAGAACATTTTCGCTATTGATCCGGTCCTTCAAATTCTACAAAATCACTATTTCATCACGGATACCTGGATCAATTTTGGGGATCAGGGCCAAAAACCCATACTAGGAAAGTATCATTACAACAGTTTACAGGAGGGGCTGGAAATGCAAGTACCAAATACAGCATTATCTTTGACGGCATATGAGCTGAGCCATGTAAATCCATATAAAAGTAGTGCAGCACTTGTCCGCCATGATAATCACTACCTCCTTTACCTCGGCGATACTGGCGCGGACCGGGTGGAAAAATCCGATCAGCTAGATAAGCTCTGGAATAAGATGACCCCTCTGATCAAAAATAAACAATTAAACAGCATATTGATTGAAGTCTCCTTCCCAAATAATCAGCCAGAAAATTTACTCTTCGGTCACCTAACCCCCAATTTGCTGCTAGAAGAACTCGTAAAGCTCAAAGAAAAAACGGGACTAAAAAACTTGGAAGGGCTAAGCATAGTAGTCACACACCGAAAACCAACTGGTAACAACCCTGAAATCATTAAAAACGAATTGCTCAACAATAATCCACTTAAAATAAATTATGTTTTCCCCGAACAGGGCAAAAAGATAAGTTTAAACTAA
- a CDS encoding TonB-dependent receptor → MRKHLITSILLSTIGTSLTYAQNETTSALNGTVREGNSPINGATIEAIHLPSGTKYVTSSRSDGRYNLPNMRIGGPYQITVTYLGHSPNIKQIEKLALGQSSTLDIQMQSASQVLDEAVVVGTRQGKVFNSGRTGAAQNISRTAIQNLPTLNRSFTDFVKLTPQFSMQYGNPSFAGRSNLANNFTIDGALFNNAFGLQGTIGSQTNSQPINMDAFEEISVNIAPYDVRQNGFTGAAINAVTRSGTNEVQGSLNYYFRNQNLVNKYNSAGLRAPVNNFSLKGYGFTVGGPIIKNKLFFFASGELERRTDPGTNFIASRGGNTGPNVSTVSAEKLDELANYLKSIGYNPGSYQDYPLDTRSDKFSVKLDYNIDQKNTLSAKYFYFRSYRDILPSNSGAPKNNRQPSNLGLPFSSAGYGINNNMDNVNLELRTRISSKYSNSLTVGYNVMNDYRESKGGQPFPLVDIMNPDGSSMTAFGYEPFTAFNSLKTKVFQATNNFNIYAGKHEITLGANFENYKTTNGFAPNYYGAYTFASLDDFYNSAKNNVSNATKYQIQYSVLPDGSFPYAEISARMFGLYAQDTYAVNDHFKLTAGLRADLTNISSPNELKNDNVTKLNFDQGEKIDVSKYPKSAILWSPRIGFNWNVNGTNQTQVRGGSGIFTGRPPLVWISNQAGNNGVMFGSESINNPTNRPFTPDVDAYRNVNHQTAANNSSYNLAVTDNNFKFMQLWRTNLAIDQKLPGGVIGTFEAMYSKDINSVYFRNVNLNTTDGKALVGADNRMRYNTPRIYGAAQPTPENPNISDAIVMSNTSKGYSYTLTGTLSKEFKGGFFANIGYTYTDSRSVNDGGSIAQSMWRDRYVSGNPNSADLSYSTYLVKNRFIANFSYRKEYLDHLGTTFSLFYQLQDGPRYSYTYGGDLNNDGLSGNDLIYIPNSKAEIALVGDNVQDTRTADQLWSQLNGYINQDNYLNAHRGQYAKRNALVGKMIGTLDIRIAQDVFLNTSGKKHQLQITFDVFNFGNMINKSWGVAQFANKANGILNYKGLNAQGQPTFSFPYLDATNQIPLTNTFSNSVDETSRWRIQLGVRYRFNQ, encoded by the coding sequence ATGAGAAAACATTTGATTACCAGCATTTTGCTAAGCACAATCGGTACCTCACTTACCTATGCGCAAAATGAAACCACCTCTGCTCTGAATGGAACCGTCAGAGAGGGAAATTCGCCAATCAATGGGGCGACAATTGAAGCCATACATTTACCTTCTGGGACAAAGTACGTTACTTCATCGCGAAGTGATGGACGCTATAATCTCCCCAATATGAGAATTGGTGGCCCTTATCAAATCACTGTAACTTATCTTGGGCATTCACCCAATATCAAGCAGATCGAGAAACTGGCTTTGGGACAAAGCTCAACATTAGATATTCAGATGCAGTCCGCATCGCAAGTATTGGATGAAGCTGTCGTTGTAGGTACGAGACAGGGCAAAGTCTTCAACTCCGGCCGAACAGGTGCGGCACAAAACATTTCCCGCACAGCGATTCAAAATCTACCCACACTCAATCGAAGCTTTACAGACTTTGTCAAACTGACCCCTCAATTTTCGATGCAGTACGGTAATCCTTCTTTTGCAGGAAGAAGCAACCTTGCCAATAACTTTACCATCGATGGCGCGCTATTTAACAACGCGTTTGGACTACAAGGAACCATCGGAAGCCAAACAAACTCGCAACCTATCAATATGGATGCCTTTGAGGAGATTTCAGTAAACATTGCTCCTTATGACGTAAGACAAAATGGTTTTACCGGTGCTGCAATCAATGCCGTAACAAGAAGTGGTACCAACGAAGTACAAGGTTCGTTAAATTATTATTTCAGAAATCAGAATTTAGTCAACAAATACAATTCGGCCGGACTAAGAGCACCAGTCAACAACTTCAGCTTAAAAGGCTATGGTTTTACCGTGGGGGGACCAATTATCAAAAACAAGCTATTCTTTTTTGCAAGCGGCGAGCTTGAGCGAAGAACAGACCCAGGAACAAATTTTATAGCTTCACGCGGAGGAAATACGGGGCCGAATGTTTCAACCGTATCTGCGGAGAAACTTGATGAGCTAGCCAACTACCTTAAATCGATCGGGTATAATCCTGGATCTTATCAAGATTATCCTTTGGATACACGCAGTGACAAATTTTCCGTTAAATTAGATTACAATATCGATCAAAAAAATACCTTAAGCGCTAAATATTTCTACTTTCGTTCCTATCGCGACATCTTACCGTCCAATAGTGGTGCGCCCAAAAATAATCGGCAACCGTCCAACCTTGGCCTACCTTTCAGCTCAGCAGGCTACGGTATAAACAACAACATGGACAATGTGAATTTAGAATTACGTACGCGTATCAGTAGCAAATATTCTAATTCATTGACCGTAGGATACAATGTCATGAACGACTATAGAGAGTCGAAAGGTGGCCAACCATTTCCTTTGGTAGACATCATGAACCCCGACGGTAGTAGCATGACAGCATTTGGTTACGAACCATTTACAGCATTTAATAGCTTAAAGACGAAGGTATTTCAAGCAACCAACAACTTTAATATTTATGCCGGAAAGCATGAGATTACCTTGGGAGCCAATTTTGAAAATTACAAAACCACCAATGGATTTGCACCGAACTATTATGGAGCCTATACATTTGCCAGTTTAGATGACTTCTACAACTCTGCAAAAAATAATGTTTCCAACGCAACCAAATACCAAATCCAATATTCTGTTTTACCTGATGGGTCATTTCCTTATGCAGAAATTTCAGCACGTATGTTTGGTCTATATGCACAGGATACCTATGCTGTAAATGATCATTTTAAATTGACTGCTGGATTGAGAGCCGATTTGACTAACATATCATCCCCCAATGAACTGAAAAATGATAATGTAACCAAGTTGAATTTTGATCAAGGTGAAAAGATCGATGTATCAAAATATCCAAAGAGTGCAATTCTTTGGTCGCCACGAATTGGATTTAATTGGAATGTCAATGGAACAAATCAAACGCAGGTACGTGGTGGATCGGGAATCTTTACGGGTCGTCCGCCATTAGTATGGATTTCTAATCAGGCCGGCAATAATGGTGTTATGTTTGGTTCTGAATCTATTAATAATCCTACAAACCGCCCATTTACACCTGATGTAGATGCTTATCGCAATGTGAACCACCAAACTGCAGCCAACAACTCGAGTTATAACTTGGCGGTAACGGATAATAACTTCAAATTTATGCAGCTTTGGAGAACGAACCTTGCCATTGACCAAAAATTACCAGGCGGTGTTATTGGTACTTTTGAAGCCATGTATTCAAAAGATATCAATTCGGTCTATTTCCGTAACGTCAATCTAAATACGACGGACGGTAAAGCTTTAGTTGGTGCCGATAACCGTATGCGTTACAATACTCCACGTATTTATGGTGCTGCTCAACCTACTCCCGAAAATCCGAATATTTCCGACGCCATTGTGATGTCCAATACATCAAAAGGTTATAGTTATACCTTGACAGGAACATTGTCGAAAGAGTTCAAAGGTGGATTTTTTGCAAATATCGGTTATACCTATACAGATTCAAGATCTGTGAACGATGGAGGATCTATTGCTCAATCCATGTGGCGTGATCGCTATGTGTCGGGTAATCCAAATAGCGCTGACCTATCTTATTCAACTTATTTGGTTAAAAATAGATTTATTGCCAACTTCTCTTACCGTAAAGAATACCTGGATCATTTAGGAACGACATTCTCCTTATTTTATCAACTGCAGGACGGGCCTCGCTACTCTTATACTTATGGCGGTGACCTGAACAATGATGGTTTGTCTGGTAATGACTTGATCTACATTCCAAATAGTAAAGCTGAAATTGCACTTGTTGGCGACAATGTGCAAGACACTCGGACAGCTGATCAATTATGGTCTCAATTGAACGGATACATTAATCAGGACAATTACCTGAACGCGCACAGAGGCCAATACGCGAAACGTAACGCATTGGTAGGAAAAATGATCGGAACACTGGATATCCGCATCGCGCAAGATGTATTTTTAAATACCAGCGGTAAGAAACATCAATTGCAGATTACTTTTGATGTATTTAATTTCGGTAATATGATCAACAAAAGCTGGGGAGTTGCCCAATTTGCCAACAAAGCGAACGGTATCTTAAATTACAAAGGATTGAATGCGCAGGGACAACCAACATTCTCATTCCCGTATTTAGATGCAACAAATCAGATTCCTTTAACCAACACTTTCTCGAACAGTGTGGATGAAACTTCACGCTGGAGAATTCAGCTGGGTGTACGTTACCGATTCAACCAATAA
- a CDS encoding DUF4269 domain-containing protein: MKSGNDVQKKAYRLLTDYQITTLLDAYDPIVVGTIPIQLDVGGSDIDIILCVDDFDALEEMLSLNFSKHAHFRLQRPADRVIICRFTIEEQLFEIYATDKATEIQSGYLHMLKEHEIIQLRGGEFAEQVRQLKRSGIKTEPAFCQLLGIEGDAYTELLKYNPADNTMNYE; the protein is encoded by the coding sequence TTGAAGTCTGGAAACGACGTGCAGAAAAAAGCCTATCGGTTATTGACTGACTATCAAATTACTACTCTTCTTGATGCTTATGATCCGATTGTAGTTGGTACGATACCGATTCAGCTAGATGTGGGTGGGAGTGATATAGACATTATTCTTTGTGTCGACGATTTTGATGCTCTTGAAGAAATGCTGTCTCTTAATTTTTCGAAACATGCACATTTTCGGTTACAGCGGCCGGCCGATCGTGTAATCATCTGCCGTTTCACGATTGAAGAGCAGCTTTTTGAAATTTATGCAACGGATAAAGCAACTGAAATTCAGAGTGGATACTTACATATGCTTAAAGAGCATGAAATTATTCAATTGAGGGGTGGAGAATTCGCTGAACAGGTCAGACAGCTCAAGAGGAGTGGGATAAAAACTGAGCCTGCATTTTGTCAGCTATTGGGAATTGAAGGCGATGCATATACAGAACTTCTAAAGTATAATCCAGCAGATAACACGATGAACTATGAATGA
- a CDS encoding Crp/Fnr family transcriptional regulator, which yields MNPLVEQFKKYGYLNEAIEKAVENRTRYFFKKKGEHFLREGQHLSSYFVLSTGLLRAYFFKNGREMNSWFGEENQIFGSILPVYTEKPSFENIQLLEDSEIYAISVDDLNELYRIYPELNLIGRKIAEEVCIILEERIMSLHTESAVERYQSLIRLQPNLLNRINLGHIASYLGITQETLSRIRR from the coding sequence ATGAATCCCCTAGTTGAACAGTTCAAAAAATATGGCTATCTCAATGAAGCAATTGAGAAAGCGGTAGAAAATAGAACGCGTTATTTCTTTAAGAAAAAGGGCGAGCATTTTTTGAGAGAAGGGCAGCATTTATCCAGCTATTTTGTTTTAAGTACAGGATTACTACGAGCTTATTTTTTTAAAAACGGACGTGAAATGAACAGCTGGTTTGGTGAGGAAAACCAGATTTTTGGATCGATTTTACCCGTTTATACTGAAAAACCCTCTTTTGAAAATATTCAGCTTCTTGAAGATTCCGAGATCTATGCTATTTCTGTAGACGATTTAAATGAATTGTATAGAATTTATCCTGAACTAAATCTTATCGGTCGGAAGATTGCCGAGGAGGTTTGTATTATTCTTGAAGAACGGATTATGTCGCTGCATACCGAATCTGCAGTAGAACGATATCAATCGCTCATACGCTTACAGCCAAATTTGTTAAATAGAATTAATCTCGGTCATATTGCATCATATTTGGGGATTACACAAGAAACACTTAGTCGGATCCGGCGATAA
- a CDS encoding DMT family transporter, whose translation MNWIALIIAGIFEIGWPLGLKMAQQPDSNKLAWIILAIVSMSISGGLLFYAQKAIPIGTAYAVWTGLGAVGTLIVGIFFFGDSANIFRLLSATLIVAGIIGLKIF comes from the coding sequence ATGAATTGGATTGCATTGATCATCGCTGGCATTTTTGAAATTGGCTGGCCGCTCGGATTAAAAATGGCTCAACAGCCAGATTCAAATAAATTGGCTTGGATCATATTGGCTATTGTTTCTATGAGCATTAGTGGAGGATTATTGTTTTACGCTCAAAAGGCAATTCCTATCGGTACAGCTTATGCCGTATGGACAGGTTTGGGAGCTGTGGGAACATTGATTGTTGGAATCTTTTTTTTCGGAGATTCTGCCAATATATTTAGGCTCCTTTCAGCAACATTGATCGTCGCTGGAATTATCGGTTTAAAAATATTCTAA
- a CDS encoding 3-keto-disaccharide hydrolase, with protein sequence MINLNLFKKITLWVFLGCILLSCQNEKSSPNTLTEEEQRNGWQLLFDGSTLNNWHTYNNSKNAPTAWIVKNGTIYCDPNSESQKYDLVSDKAYKNYEFKFEWKLEKEGNSGVFVNVQERPDINATYHSGPEYQLLADSHPDFDKPLKRSGCLYTFLPQQNFVNIKTQDDWNESSIVQKDGKITFFLNGKITAEMDFNSAKWKDLVKHSNFKDYPEFGKHINGKLALQDWSRGVSFRNLKIKLL encoded by the coding sequence ATGATAAACTTAAACCTTTTCAAAAAAATCACCTTATGGGTCTTTCTGGGCTGTATTTTACTCTCCTGTCAAAATGAAAAAAGCAGTCCCAATACATTGACAGAAGAAGAGCAACGTAATGGCTGGCAACTTTTATTTGATGGTAGCACGCTCAACAATTGGCATACGTACAATAATAGCAAAAATGCGCCTACGGCCTGGATTGTAAAAAATGGAACAATTTACTGTGACCCAAACAGTGAAAGCCAAAAATACGACTTGGTATCGGACAAAGCGTATAAAAATTATGAGTTTAAGTTTGAATGGAAGCTGGAAAAAGAGGGAAATAGTGGCGTTTTTGTCAACGTACAGGAAAGACCCGATATTAATGCGACCTACCATTCTGGACCGGAGTACCAACTGTTGGCAGATTCCCATCCTGATTTTGATAAACCGCTAAAGCGTTCGGGCTGTCTTTATACATTTCTACCGCAACAAAACTTTGTCAACATTAAAACGCAAGATGATTGGAATGAATCCAGTATCGTTCAGAAAGATGGAAAAATTACATTCTTCCTAAATGGAAAAATCACCGCTGAAATGGATTTTAATTCAGCTAAATGGAAAGATTTAGTAAAGCATAGTAATTTCAAAGATTATCCGGAGTTTGGTAAGCATATCAATGGGAAATTAGCACTGCAGGATTGGTCGAGAGGCGTATCGTTTAGAAATCTAAAAATAAAGCTTTTATAA
- a CDS encoding DUF7674 family protein gives MKKLNQYGAGLYMALHYKEIRSEISFLLRKHNFAGALQAVINHLRSLIVLQSTDKICQHIHFLGMIYGRGNNYVKYILENLFVRSLGGLRRISSVNAWAEIEAQLPTPFLEVLKGQQIHNLLKSK, from the coding sequence ATGAAAAAATTAAATCAATACGGTGCAGGTCTGTATATGGCGCTCCATTACAAAGAAATCCGATCAGAGATTAGTTTCCTATTACGGAAGCACAATTTTGCAGGAGCTTTACAGGCTGTTATTAATCATCTTCGGAGCTTAATAGTACTGCAAAGCACGGACAAAATCTGCCAGCATATTCATTTTCTCGGAATGATTTATGGACGAGGAAACAATTATGTAAAATACATTTTGGAAAATCTTTTTGTTAGATCTTTAGGAGGTCTTCGACGTATAAGTTCGGTCAATGCATGGGCAGAAATCGAAGCCCAGCTACCAACACCATTTTTAGAGGTCCTCAAAGGACAACAAATCCATAACCTTCTAAAATCAAAGTAA
- a CDS encoding potassium-transporting ATPase subunit F has translation MTALFIVALLVFTYICYVLLRPEKF, from the coding sequence ATGACAGCTTTATTTATTGTAGCACTACTGGTTTTTACATACATCTGTTATGTACTCTTAAGGCCAGAAAAATTTTAA
- the kdpA gene encoding potassium-transporting ATPase subunit KdpA: MNTEILGIIVMFIVTLLLGLPLGKYIAKVYGNEKTWLDPLFQPLERFFYRVTGINPNVQMTWQQHLVALLTINLVWFLLSMAILMNMGSLPLNPDGNPGMTADLAFNTSISFLVNCNLQHYSGESGVSYLGQIWLMFLQFVTAGVGMAAAVVIFKAFRDKTTTQLGNFYDFFVKSCTRILLPISVLVAAIFVFQGMPMTFEGKDSMITVTGDTVQVSRGPVAAFVPIKHLGTNGGGFFGANSAHPFENPNYLTNMVEMIAQFIIPMAMIFAFGFFIRKRKFSWMMFGVMTIGFIILTIPNIKMEMAGNPAIAQMGIDTSMGAMEGKEVRIGAAASGFWSIVTTMISTGSVNSMHDSYMPLSGMNELIAMMVNAFYGGVGAGILNFFIFIILAVFISGLMVGRTPEFMGKKVEAREMKIAMIVALAHPFLILVGTALATAFPAQGASTLNNPGFHGFSEILYEYTSSAANNGSGFEGLGDNTIWWNISTGIVLLLGRFIPIIGPIAIAGLLAEKKFIPEGEGTLKTDTSTFGLMVFAVIAIIAALSFFPALALGPIAEYFSM, from the coding sequence ATGAATACAGAGATTCTTGGAATCATAGTGATGTTCATCGTAACATTACTACTCGGACTTCCCCTCGGGAAATATATAGCTAAGGTATATGGTAACGAAAAGACCTGGTTAGATCCATTGTTTCAACCATTGGAACGTTTTTTTTATCGAGTGACAGGAATTAATCCCAATGTTCAGATGACTTGGCAACAGCACCTCGTTGCTCTTCTGACAATTAATCTAGTGTGGTTCCTGTTGAGTATGGCTATCCTGATGAATATGGGAAGTTTGCCTTTAAATCCAGATGGAAATCCTGGAATGACTGCTGATTTGGCTTTTAATACCAGTATATCCTTTTTGGTTAACTGTAATCTCCAACACTATTCTGGGGAGTCGGGCGTGAGTTATCTAGGACAAATTTGGCTCATGTTTCTCCAATTCGTGACTGCAGGCGTGGGAATGGCTGCTGCAGTGGTTATTTTTAAAGCTTTTAGGGATAAAACAACAACGCAATTGGGCAATTTTTACGATTTCTTTGTGAAATCTTGCACCCGCATTTTACTCCCTATCTCGGTCCTGGTTGCTGCCATTTTCGTGTTCCAAGGCATGCCGATGACATTCGAAGGTAAGGACAGTATGATTACAGTTACTGGAGATACCGTACAGGTAAGTCGAGGACCAGTAGCTGCCTTTGTTCCAATTAAACATCTGGGAACAAATGGAGGTGGTTTTTTTGGTGCGAACAGTGCGCATCCATTCGAAAATCCCAATTATTTGACCAACATGGTGGAAATGATTGCCCAGTTTATTATCCCGATGGCGATGATATTTGCATTCGGCTTTTTTATTCGCAAGCGTAAATTTTCATGGATGATGTTTGGCGTGATGACCATTGGGTTTATCATCCTGACGATTCCAAATATAAAAATGGAAATGGCTGGAAATCCAGCGATCGCACAGATGGGTATTGATACGTCTATGGGGGCTATGGAGGGAAAGGAAGTACGTATTGGTGCCGCAGCATCCGGCTTTTGGAGTATTGTCACAACGATGATTTCGACGGGATCAGTCAATTCTATGCATGATAGTTACATGCCCTTATCTGGTATGAACGAACTGATAGCCATGATGGTGAATGCCTTTTATGGCGGTGTGGGCGCGGGGATACTCAATTTCTTCATTTTTATTATACTCGCCGTTTTCATTAGTGGCTTGATGGTGGGGCGCACACCAGAGTTTATGGGTAAGAAAGTTGAAGCGCGCGAAATGAAAATCGCTATGATTGTTGCTCTTGCCCATCCTTTTCTAATCCTTGTCGGTACAGCACTTGCGACAGCATTTCCAGCCCAAGGTGCTTCTACATTGAATAACCCTGGATTCCATGGTTTTAGTGAAATATTGTACGAATATACTTCATCCGCAGCCAACAATGGTAGTGGTTTTGAAGGTCTTGGAGATAATACCATTTGGTGGAACATTTCGACAGGTATCGTATTGTTACTCGGCCGATTTATACCGATTATAGGCCCAATTGCTATTGCTGGGTTATTGGCTGAGAAGAAATTTATACCTGAAGGCGAGGGAACGCTAAAAACTGATACAAGTACATTCGGTTTAATGGTATTCGCTGTGATCGCGATTATTGCAGCACTCTCTTTCTTCCCTGCGTTGGCACTGGGTCCAATTGCGGAATATTTTTCCATGTAA